Proteins encoded within one genomic window of Polaribacter sp. NJDZ03:
- the queA gene encoding tRNA preQ1(34) S-adenosylmethionine ribosyltransferase-isomerase QueA: MKLSHFEFDLPEELLATYPAEHRDESRLMVLNRKEQTIEHKVFKDVIDYFEEGDVMMLNNTKVFPARMYGNKEKTGARIEVFLLRELNSENRLWDVLVDPARKIRIGNKLFFGDDDSLVAEVIDNTTSRGRTLRFLFDGSYEEFRAKLLELGQTPLPKAIGRDVEPLDDERYQTIYAKHEGAVAAPTAGLHFSKHLMKRLEIKGIEFAETTLHVGLGTFSPVEVEDLSKHKMDSEQIDISDATADKINKAKKEKRRVCAVGTTVMRAIESSVSSKGELNGYTGWTNKFIFPPHDFSIATAMITNFHTPKSTLLMQAAAFGGYDFVMEAYKVAIKEGYKFSTYGDAMLII; this comes from the coding sequence ATGAAATTATCGCATTTTGAATTTGATTTACCAGAAGAATTGTTAGCAACGTATCCTGCAGAACATAGAGATGAGTCTCGCTTAATGGTATTAAACAGGAAAGAACAAACCATAGAACATAAGGTTTTTAAAGATGTTATAGATTACTTTGAAGAAGGTGATGTTATGATGTTGAACAATACCAAAGTTTTTCCTGCTAGAATGTATGGTAATAAAGAAAAAACAGGCGCTAGAATAGAGGTGTTTTTATTAAGAGAACTAAATTCTGAAAATAGATTGTGGGATGTTTTAGTAGATCCTGCAAGAAAAATTAGAATTGGAAACAAATTATTTTTTGGAGACGATGATAGTTTAGTTGCTGAAGTTATTGACAACACAACCTCTAGAGGTAGAACTTTACGTTTTTTGTTTGATGGTTCTTATGAAGAATTTAGAGCAAAATTATTAGAATTAGGTCAAACTCCATTACCTAAGGCAATTGGTAGAGATGTAGAGCCTTTAGATGATGAGCGTTACCAAACTATTTACGCAAAGCATGAAGGAGCTGTTGCAGCACCAACTGCTGGTTTACACTTTTCTAAACATTTAATGAAACGTTTAGAAATTAAAGGAATTGAGTTTGCAGAAACTACATTACACGTTGGTTTAGGTACCTTTAGCCCAGTAGAGGTAGAAGATTTATCTAAGCATAAAATGGATTCTGAGCAAATTGATATTTCAGACGCTACTGCAGATAAAATTAACAAAGCTAAAAAAGAAAAAAGAAGAGTTTGTGCTGTGGGTACTACAGTAATGAGAGCTATCGAATCTTCAGTTTCTTCTAAAGGTGAGTTAAACGGTTATACAGGTTGGACAAATAAATTTATTTTCCCTCCGCATGATTTTAGTATTGCAACTGCAATGATTACTAATTTTCACACACCAAAATCTACCTTATTAATGCAAGCAGCTGCTTTTGGTGGTTACGATTTTGTTATGGAAGCATACAAAGTAGCAATAAAAGAAGGTTATAAATTCTCTACTTACGGAGATGCTATGTTAATTATATAG
- a CDS encoding putative quinol monooxygenase: MSKLKIIATIIVKPEFKEEVLSMLQTVTDATRKEEGNISYVLHEDINNSLKVIILEEWKSQEAIDFHNQTAHFLVLKNDLGKKADSLTIDIIKECY, encoded by the coding sequence ATGAGTAAATTAAAAATTATAGCTACAATTATTGTAAAACCTGAGTTTAAGGAAGAAGTTTTAAGCATGTTGCAAACCGTAACTGATGCAACACGTAAAGAGGAAGGTAATATCTCATATGTATTACATGAAGATATTAATAACAGCTTAAAGGTTATCATTTTAGAAGAATGGAAATCTCAAGAAGCAATCGACTTTCATAATCAAACAGCGCATTTTTTAGTATTAAAGAATGATCTTGGAAAAAAGGCAGATAGTTTAACAATAGATATCATAAAAGAGTGTTATTAA
- a CDS encoding PPC domain-containing DNA-binding protein: MKRSILIVLCLTVSFLANAQSNSKLYTYKQFGNKYVISILNHSEITKAITAFVEEQDIKAGTITGLGAVNEATLRILDPATKKFVDKTFSEQMEITNITGNISQQNEKHYIHMHITLGRYDYSALAGHLLTAKINGAGEFVIESFDGTVDRYSDKETGLNLYKF, from the coding sequence ATGAAACGTTCAATTTTAATAGTACTGTGTCTTACAGTATCTTTTTTAGCAAACGCACAATCAAATTCTAAATTATACACTTACAAGCAGTTTGGTAACAAGTATGTTATAAGTATTCTAAACCATTCTGAAATTACAAAAGCAATTACTGCGTTTGTTGAAGAACAAGATATAAAAGCAGGAACAATTACTGGTCTTGGTGCTGTAAATGAAGCAACTTTACGAATTCTTGATCCAGCGACTAAAAAGTTTGTAGATAAAACTTTTTCTGAACAAATGGAAATTACCAACATAACAGGTAATATTTCTCAACAAAATGAGAAGCACTACATACACATGCACATAACACTTGGTCGTTACGATTATTCTGCGTTAGCAGGACATTTGCTTACCGCTAAAATTAATGGAGCTGGAGAGTTTGTTATAGAAAGTTTTGATGGTACTGTTGATCGTTATTCTGATAAAGAGACTGGATTAAACTTGTATAAGTTTTAG
- the rlmN gene encoding 23S rRNA (adenine(2503)-C(2))-methyltransferase RlmN, whose protein sequence is MTKKKDIRALTKEQLRDFFVENGDKAFRGNQVYEWLWSKSLHTFDAMTNISIETREMLEANFVINHIKVDSMQKSKDGTIKNGIKLHDGLIVESVLIPTEKRTTACVSSQVGCSLDCLFCATSRLKRMRNLNPDEIYDQVVVIDKQSRLYYDKKLTNIVFMGMGEPLMNYKNVMKSIEMITSPEGLGMSSKRITVSTSGVPKMIKMMADEEVKFNLAVSLHSAIDEIRTKVMPFNATFPLKDLRESLEYWYEKTGRAITYEYIVWGGINDRKEDIKALVAFCKAVPCKINLIEYNPIDDGEFQQASASAINNYISNLEMNDITVNVRRSRGKDIDAACGQLANKS, encoded by the coding sequence TTGACTAAAAAGAAAGACATAAGAGCCTTAACTAAAGAACAATTACGCGATTTTTTTGTAGAAAATGGCGACAAAGCCTTTAGAGGAAATCAAGTATATGAATGGCTTTGGAGTAAGTCTTTACATACCTTTGATGCAATGACAAACATCTCTATAGAAACCAGAGAAATGTTAGAAGCAAACTTTGTTATTAACCATATCAAAGTAGATTCTATGCAAAAAAGTAAAGATGGAACTATAAAAAACGGAATAAAATTACACGATGGTTTAATTGTAGAATCTGTTTTAATTCCTACAGAAAAAAGAACAACAGCCTGTGTTTCTAGTCAGGTTGGTTGTAGTTTAGATTGTTTATTCTGTGCAACATCACGTTTAAAAAGAATGCGTAATCTAAACCCAGATGAAATTTACGATCAGGTTGTAGTAATTGATAAGCAAAGTAGATTGTATTATGACAAGAAACTAACCAACATTGTTTTTATGGGAATGGGAGAACCTCTTATGAACTATAAAAATGTAATGAAATCTATAGAGATGATTACATCTCCAGAAGGTTTAGGTATGTCGTCTAAAAGAATTACAGTTTCTACATCTGGCGTGCCAAAAATGATAAAAATGATGGCAGACGAAGAGGTGAAATTTAACTTAGCCGTTTCATTACATTCTGCAATTGATGAAATTAGAACTAAAGTAATGCCTTTTAATGCTACTTTTCCTTTAAAAGATTTAAGAGAGTCTTTAGAATATTGGTACGAAAAAACAGGAAGAGCAATTACGTATGAATATATTGTTTGGGGCGGAATTAATGATAGAAAAGAGGATATTAAGGCTTTAGTTGCGTTTTGTAAAGCGGTGCCTTGTAAAATCAATTTAATAGAATACAACCCTATTGATGATGGAGAGTTTCAACAAGCTAGTGCGTCTGCAATTAATAATTATATTTCTAATTTAGAAATGAATGATATTACTGTAAATGTAAGAAGAAGTAGAGGTAAAGATATTGATGCTGCTTGCGGTCAGTTGGCAAACAAATCTTAA
- a CDS encoding toxin-antitoxin system YwqK family antitoxin, protein MRKAFIYFIILFLFQNVIFSQETMLWRDVDIQKFGKETIYKDLKGDKLKGTFKIAEHDGSYSEISFTDGIIFNMRINYDSNGNLLSEVNYKDGLKEGGFTTYFEDKSIEQKGNFSAGKKTGEWITYNNEGEKIEKENYKNDLKHGIFWKKSNYRRNTEKIIISQEEYQNDIPKGTWFSKIEGENLLFEKKYTAPKTYTLKAYHTNGNLKYVQNYKEGKKDGYWFEKNDEGILKWEKTYLSEGDYTEKRFYDDGTLRSKKTYKDRRVDGEYVQYNKEGEKTKVEFFKNNKRHGKWFRQYSGGTIYLEEYNLGEPSGNWVEKDKDGNVTYEKSYKSPKSYAYKRYHITGKLKESGTYEDGKLEGDYFKYNVNEMVLVKRFYEKGNPINLESYFENGNKREITKRIGKSDNATVEIYNSDGVLIKSGNFFKKYKNGLWKFFDSKKGRLLEEITYENNYKHGLYRKYNAANTPSIEGNYANNDKDGIWKHYSLAGDVTQEILYKLGKKISTKTFN, encoded by the coding sequence ATGAGAAAAGCATTTATCTATTTTATTATTTTATTTCTATTTCAAAACGTAATTTTTTCGCAAGAAACAATGCTTTGGAGAGATGTTGATATTCAAAAATTTGGAAAAGAAACCATTTACAAAGATTTAAAAGGAGACAAATTAAAAGGTACTTTTAAAATTGCTGAACATGATGGATCTTATTCTGAAATTTCATTTACAGATGGAATTATTTTTAATATGCGCATAAATTATGATAGTAATGGTAACTTACTTTCTGAAGTAAATTATAAAGATGGCCTTAAAGAGGGAGGTTTCACTACTTATTTTGAAGATAAATCTATAGAACAAAAAGGAAATTTCTCTGCTGGTAAAAAAACTGGAGAATGGATTACCTATAATAATGAAGGAGAAAAAATAGAGAAAGAAAACTATAAAAATGATTTAAAACATGGAATCTTTTGGAAAAAATCTAACTACAGAAGAAATACAGAAAAAATTATTATCAGTCAAGAAGAGTATCAAAATGATATTCCTAAAGGAACTTGGTTTAGTAAAATTGAAGGAGAAAACCTTCTTTTTGAAAAAAAATACACTGCACCAAAAACGTATACTTTAAAAGCATATCATACAAACGGAAATCTAAAATATGTCCAAAACTATAAAGAAGGTAAAAAGGATGGTTATTGGTTTGAAAAAAATGATGAAGGTATCTTAAAATGGGAAAAAACATATCTTTCTGAAGGTGATTATACTGAAAAAAGGTTTTATGACGATGGTACTTTACGCTCTAAAAAAACATATAAAGACAGACGTGTTGATGGCGAATATGTTCAATATAATAAAGAAGGAGAAAAAACAAAAGTTGAGTTTTTTAAAAATAACAAAAGACACGGCAAGTGGTTTAGACAATATTCTGGAGGTACTATTTATTTAGAAGAATATAATTTAGGAGAACCTAGTGGTAATTGGGTTGAAAAAGATAAAGATGGAAACGTTACCTACGAAAAATCTTACAAAAGCCCTAAAAGTTATGCCTATAAGAGATATCATATAACAGGAAAATTAAAAGAATCTGGAACCTATGAAGATGGAAAATTAGAGGGAGATTATTTTAAATACAATGTAAACGAAATGGTTTTGGTTAAGCGATTCTATGAAAAAGGGAATCCAATTAATTTAGAATCTTATTTTGAAAATGGAAATAAAAGAGAAATTACAAAAAGAATAGGAAAATCGGACAATGCTACTGTAGAAATATATAATAGTGATGGTGTTTTAATTAAAAGTGGAAATTTTTTCAAGAAATATAAAAACGGATTGTGGAAGTTTTTTGATTCTAAAAAAGGCAGATTACTTGAAGAGATTACCTATGAAAACAATTACAAACATGGCCTTTACAGAAAATATAACGCAGCCAATACCCCTTCTATAGAAGGTAATTATGCAAATAACGATAAAGATGGTATTTGGAAACACTATAGTTTGGCGGGAGATGTAACTCAAGAAATTCTTTATAAACTGGGTAAAAAAATATCTACAAAAACTTTTAATTAA
- a CDS encoding polyprenyl synthetase family protein, with amino-acid sequence MKPVELIKLPIKNEMELFEEKFKDSMLSKVPLLNRITYYIVRRKGKQMRPMFVFLVAKMVSDGGFDERTYRGASVVELIHTATLVHDDVVDESNRRRGFFSVNALWKNKIAVLVGDFLLSKGLLLSIDNEDFDLLKLISIAVREMSEGELLQIEKARKLDITEDIYFDIIRQKTATLIAACCGIGAASVGANNDTVQQMRKFGEYIGIAFQIKDDLFDYTDDKIGKPTGIDIKEQKMTLPLIYTLNTCSKKEKSWLINSIKKHNKDKKRVKEVIAFVKENGGIEYTTVKMNDYKNKAIAILENYPESEYKSSLLTMIDYVVKRKI; translated from the coding sequence ATGAAACCAGTAGAACTTATTAAACTTCCCATTAAAAATGAAATGGAACTCTTTGAAGAGAAGTTCAAAGATTCTATGTTGTCTAAAGTTCCGCTTTTAAACAGAATTACCTATTATATTGTTCGTAGAAAAGGAAAACAAATGCGACCAATGTTTGTTTTTTTAGTAGCAAAAATGGTTTCTGATGGTGGTTTTGATGAAAGAACATATAGAGGTGCTTCTGTTGTAGAATTGATTCATACTGCTACTTTAGTGCATGATGATGTGGTGGATGAAAGTAACCGAAGACGTGGTTTTTTCTCTGTAAATGCACTTTGGAAAAATAAAATTGCAGTTCTAGTTGGTGATTTTTTATTATCAAAAGGATTGTTGTTATCCATAGATAATGAAGATTTCGATTTGCTAAAACTAATTTCTATTGCTGTTCGTGAAATGAGCGAAGGGGAATTGCTTCAAATAGAAAAGGCAAGAAAATTAGACATTACAGAAGATATTTATTTTGATATAATTCGACAAAAAACAGCTACTTTAATTGCAGCTTGTTGTGGTATTGGTGCAGCTTCGGTTGGTGCAAATAATGACACGGTACAGCAAATGCGAAAATTTGGAGAATATATTGGTATTGCCTTCCAAATTAAAGATGATTTGTTTGATTATACCGATGATAAAATTGGTAAGCCTACCGGAATTGATATTAAAGAACAGAAGATGACACTGCCTTTAATTTATACTTTAAATACCTGTTCTAAAAAAGAGAAATCTTGGTTGATCAATTCTATCAAAAAACACAATAAAGACAAAAAACGCGTAAAAGAGGTAATTGCTTTTGTAAAAGAAAATGGCGGTATAGAATATACCACCGTTAAAATGAATGACTACAAAAATAAAGCAATAGCTATTTTAGAAAACTATCCAGAATCTGAATATAAAAGTTCGCTATTAACCATGATAGATTACGTGGTAAAACGTAAAATATAG